Proteins encoded within one genomic window of Kibdelosporangium phytohabitans:
- a CDS encoding TetR/AcrR family transcriptional regulator gives MLAAARALVDEVGHEFALDEAARRAGVSNATLYRHFPTRADLLVAVYADKVRALCHRGTELLAVASPLDGFWASLDEFVMHIATNIRWLWP, from the coding sequence GTGCTGGCTGCCGCGCGCGCACTGGTCGACGAGGTGGGCCACGAGTTCGCTCTCGACGAAGCCGCCCGGCGCGCCGGAGTCAGTAACGCCACGTTGTACCGGCACTTCCCGACCCGCGCGGACCTGCTTGTCGCCGTCTACGCCGACAAGGTACGAGCCTTGTGCCACCGCGGCACCGAGTTGCTCGCCGTTGCATCCCCTCTTGACGGGTTTTGGGCCTCGCTCGACGAGTTCGTCATGCACATAGCGACAAACATCCGCTGGCTCTGGCCGTGA
- a CDS encoding ANTAR domain-containing protein, protein MADLLSQHAAVALVGVTREQRLHEALRSRDVIGQAKGILMHRDRLTAQRLSSAERSCVPGPPAAMA, encoded by the coding sequence TTGGCTGATCTGTTGTCGCAGCACGCGGCGGTCGCGCTGGTCGGCGTGACTCGTGAGCAGCGCCTGCACGAGGCGCTGCGTTCCCGGGACGTGATCGGTCAGGCCAAAGGCATCCTGATGCACCGCGACCGGCTCACCGCTCAGCGACTGTCCAGCGCGGAACGCAGTTGCGTGCCAGGTCCGCCCGCAGCAATGGCGTAA
- a CDS encoding response regulator transcription factor, with the protein MRILLVEDDVRLAGVLFSGLAAEGIDVDVAHDGAEGYWQALDGAHDVIVLDVLLPSMNGYSITERLRGQRKWTPILLLTAKDGEYDEADGLDVGADDYLRKPFSFVVLVARLRALARRGATPRPRLLSHGSLTLDPASGDCTVEGSPIVLRPRERALLEVLLRNRDRVVSKGGLSDAVWGLAAEHDPNLVEVHISYLRRKIGSARLRTVRGLGYRLVDPDA; encoded by the coding sequence ATGCGGATACTGCTGGTAGAAGACGATGTACGTCTGGCCGGTGTGCTGTTCTCGGGATTGGCCGCCGAAGGGATCGATGTCGATGTGGCGCACGATGGCGCGGAAGGATACTGGCAGGCTCTGGACGGAGCGCATGACGTGATCGTGCTGGACGTGCTACTGCCATCGATGAACGGGTATTCGATAACGGAGCGACTGCGCGGCCAGCGGAAGTGGACGCCGATCCTTCTGCTGACCGCGAAGGACGGTGAGTACGACGAGGCAGATGGCCTGGATGTCGGTGCGGACGATTACCTGCGCAAACCGTTCTCGTTCGTGGTGCTCGTCGCGCGGCTGCGCGCGTTGGCCCGGCGCGGCGCAACGCCGAGGCCCCGGCTGCTTTCGCACGGCAGCTTGACACTTGATCCCGCATCGGGAGACTGCACCGTGGAAGGGTCACCGATTGTGCTGCGGCCACGGGAACGTGCTCTGCTGGAGGTCCTACTGCGAAACCGGGATCGAGTGGTGTCGAAAGGCGGACTGAGCGACGCGGTCTGGGGCCTCGCGGCGGAACACGACCCCAACCTGGTGGAGGTGCACATATCCTACCTGCGTAGAAAAATCGGATCGGCACGGTTGCGGACGGTGCGCGGTCTAGGATATCGGTTGGTTGATCCCGATGCGTAA
- a CDS encoding MarR family winged helix-turn-helix transcriptional regulator codes for MDERPPQRLLETPSWLLTQIATTASRRTREVFDSVGAGRYHYAILCAVEEFGPCSQAEIGRRLHMDRKDVAQRVMELEGQRCLERRSDPADPRRNLVRLTTAGQERLDQIHAQLTFAQEELVDPLTPDERARLITALQKILGR; via the coding sequence GTGGACGAGCGCCCACCCCAGCGGCTTCTGGAGACGCCCAGCTGGCTGCTCACCCAGATCGCGACGACTGCCAGCCGACGCACGCGCGAGGTTTTCGACTCGGTCGGAGCCGGGCGCTACCACTACGCGATCCTCTGCGCCGTCGAGGAGTTCGGCCCGTGCAGTCAGGCCGAGATCGGCCGCCGGCTGCACATGGACCGTAAGGACGTGGCCCAGCGCGTCATGGAGCTCGAGGGCCAACGCTGCCTGGAACGTCGATCCGACCCGGCCGATCCGCGCCGCAACCTCGTCCGGCTCACCACCGCGGGGCAAGAACGTCTGGACCAGATCCACGCCCAGCTGACGTTCGCTCAAGAGGAACTAGTTGACCCGCTTACCCCGGACGAGCGAGCCCGCCTCATCACCGCACTGCAGAAGATCCTCGGCCGCTAG
- a CDS encoding epoxide hydrolase family protein: MSPIHVPDEVLADLRKRLALTRLPDDVGNEDGYYGVSTAYLRELVDYWHTRYDWRAAEAVINTYEHHHVHVDGVPIHFMRKAGRGPDATPLILTHGWPWTFWHWSKVIGPLAEDFDVIVPSFPGFGFSTPLPDNPDMNFWKVADLWHTLMTDVLGHRRYAAAGCDVGALVTGQLGHKYADELYGIHIGSGLRLDMFNGDRAWDLSGGKPIPDGLAEDIRAGIVAWEKRFAVHLAAQVLAPSTLAHGLTDSPAGMLAWILDRWTHWSDNHGDIESVFTKDELLTHAMIFWVTGSIGTSIRTYANNNRYPWTPSHDRRPVVEAPTGITFVGYENPPGVSTDHRVQYWLNTDRAPWYNHVNLTAHEEGGHFIPWEVPDKWVADLRRTFGKLD; encoded by the coding sequence GTGAGCCCCATTCACGTCCCCGACGAAGTCCTGGCCGATCTACGGAAACGGCTCGCCCTGACCCGTCTGCCCGACGACGTCGGCAACGAGGACGGCTACTACGGCGTGAGCACCGCGTATCTGCGGGAGCTCGTCGACTACTGGCACACCCGCTACGACTGGCGCGCGGCCGAAGCCGTGATCAACACCTACGAGCACCACCACGTACACGTCGACGGCGTGCCGATCCACTTCATGCGCAAGGCGGGACGCGGCCCCGACGCCACGCCGTTGATCCTCACCCACGGGTGGCCGTGGACCTTCTGGCACTGGTCGAAGGTGATCGGCCCGCTGGCAGAGGACTTCGACGTGATCGTCCCCTCGTTCCCCGGGTTCGGTTTCTCCACGCCGCTGCCCGACAACCCGGACATGAACTTCTGGAAAGTCGCCGACCTCTGGCACACGTTGATGACCGACGTTCTCGGCCATCGGCGCTATGCCGCGGCGGGCTGCGACGTCGGCGCCCTGGTGACCGGCCAACTGGGCCACAAGTACGCCGACGAGCTGTACGGCATCCACATCGGTTCCGGTCTGCGACTGGACATGTTCAACGGTGACCGGGCATGGGACCTCAGCGGCGGCAAACCCATACCCGACGGCTTGGCCGAGGATATCCGCGCCGGGATCGTCGCATGGGAGAAGCGGTTCGCCGTCCACCTGGCCGCCCAGGTCCTGGCACCGAGCACGCTGGCCCATGGCCTGACGGACTCGCCGGCCGGAATGCTCGCCTGGATTCTGGACAGGTGGACGCACTGGAGCGACAACCACGGCGACATCGAGTCGGTCTTCACCAAAGACGAACTGCTGACCCACGCGATGATCTTCTGGGTAACAGGCTCGATCGGCACCTCGATCCGCACGTACGCCAACAACAACCGCTATCCCTGGACCCCGTCGCACGACCGCCGACCGGTAGTCGAGGCACCCACGGGGATCACTTTCGTCGGCTATGAAAACCCGCCAGGGGTATCCACGGACCACCGAGTCCAGTACTGGCTCAACACCGACCGTGCTCCCTGGTACAACCACGTCAACCTCACCGCGCACGAGGAAGGCGGCCACTTCATTCCCTGGGAAGTCCCAGACAAGTGGGTGGCCGATCTGCGGCGTACCTTCGGCAAACTGGATTAG
- a CDS encoding ABC transporter permease, producing the protein MIPRSVFTPADALITAVVGMLARRGRALLTALGIAIGIAAMVAVVGISASSKANVLSVLDQLGTNYLTVTPGQSLSGGDEPELPVAAPGRLSLVDSVQAVAATAQLNETVRRSDVLPATNTKGTVVLVASPNLLTTLNGDLAQGHWLTAGAQPTVVLGATAALRQGVDLTGGPQLVWLGDQWFTVVGVLAPMPLAPELDGSALVSEQVAADALGYGGSPTTIYVRTDPSRIDDVLPVVAATANPQNPVEVEVTRPSDALMARAVTDTAFTTLLLGLGGVALLVGGVGIANVMVISVLERRTEIGVRRALGATRRHIRTQFLVEAVAQAGAGGLAGVLLGALVTTGYALGMGWPVDLPLAGLAGGVVAALVVGGAAGLYPASRAARLQPAEAVRSP; encoded by the coding sequence ATGATCCCGCGCTCGGTTTTCACGCCAGCGGATGCCCTGATCACCGCGGTTGTGGGTATGCTTGCCCGCCGTGGTCGGGCGTTGCTGACCGCGTTGGGCATCGCCATCGGGATTGCCGCGATGGTGGCTGTGGTCGGCATATCGGCCTCGTCGAAGGCGAACGTGCTGTCGGTGCTGGATCAGCTGGGTACCAACTACCTCACCGTCACCCCCGGCCAGTCGCTGTCCGGCGGCGATGAACCGGAACTACCCGTGGCTGCGCCCGGCCGACTGTCCCTAGTAGACAGCGTACAAGCGGTGGCGGCCACAGCTCAGCTCAATGAGACCGTGCGGCGGTCGGACGTGCTCCCCGCAACCAACACGAAGGGTACGGTCGTGCTCGTCGCAAGCCCGAACCTGCTGACCACTCTCAATGGTGACCTGGCCCAGGGCCACTGGCTCACGGCGGGCGCCCAGCCGACCGTGGTTTTGGGGGCGACCGCGGCGTTGCGCCAAGGCGTGGACCTCACTGGCGGCCCACAGCTGGTATGGCTCGGTGACCAGTGGTTTACCGTCGTTGGCGTATTGGCCCCGATGCCGCTCGCCCCGGAACTGGACGGCTCCGCCCTGGTGAGCGAACAGGTCGCCGCCGACGCCCTCGGTTACGGAGGTTCCCCGACGACGATATACGTACGAACCGACCCCTCGCGGATCGACGACGTGCTGCCCGTCGTAGCGGCCACCGCCAACCCGCAGAACCCCGTGGAAGTCGAGGTTACTCGCCCATCGGACGCGTTGATGGCGCGGGCGGTCACCGATACTGCCTTCACTACGCTGCTGCTGGGTCTGGGTGGCGTGGCGTTGCTGGTCGGCGGCGTAGGTATCGCGAATGTCATGGTCATCTCTGTGTTGGAGCGCCGCACTGAGATCGGCGTCCGGCGGGCACTCGGCGCGACCCGCCGTCACATACGCACCCAGTTTCTCGTCGAGGCCGTTGCTCAAGCCGGAGCCGGCGGTTTGGCGGGAGTGTTGCTCGGGGCACTGGTCACCACGGGGTACGCCCTCGGGATGGGCTGGCCGGTTGACTTGCCCTTGGCCGGACTTGCCGGGGGTGTGGTCGCAGCTCTGGTGGTCGGCGGTGCGGCAGGGCTCTATCCCGCGAGCAGAGCCGCCCGGCTGCAACCAGCGGAAGCTGTCCGCTCGCCGTGA
- a CDS encoding STAS domain-containing protein, whose protein sequence is MTELTGSADDSGLGVLVVQREGNAVVVNLSGDLDHETAPDVRDQLLPLLADRSGLVVLDLGGLEFLGSAGLAVLVEVAQERGPDSTVRMSRRLGPGRRACLNLRVWARTSACVPRCSRH, encoded by the coding sequence GTGACAGAGCTGACGGGATCGGCGGATGATTCGGGCCTGGGTGTGCTGGTGGTGCAGCGCGAGGGCAACGCGGTGGTGGTGAACCTGTCGGGGGATCTGGACCACGAGACCGCGCCGGACGTGCGCGACCAGCTACTGCCACTACTGGCAGACCGGTCGGGCCTGGTCGTGCTCGACCTGGGCGGACTGGAGTTTCTGGGTTCGGCGGGGCTGGCCGTGTTGGTCGAAGTGGCTCAGGAGCGCGGACCGGATAGCACCGTGCGGATGTCGCGGCGGCTGGGACCAGGGCGGCGCGCGTGTTTGAACTTGCGGGTCTGGGCTCGCACCTCGGCCTGTGTTCCTCGGTGCAGCAGGCATTGA
- a CDS encoding peptidoglycan-binding protein, translating to MAVFAAAAVALSIVLLTAGCNGASKISAGGTAKAAVTDVTRTETFNGVVAYKDLRGLATSMSGVITWLPPAGTGLTSGQVLLSVDAQPVVLLSGGLPAWRDLGTGMTDGPDVLQLETALHALGHGPATVDSHWDKETTVAVKALQGRIGAATDGKLTLGEAVFTPTDVHIAKVDGHVGATVDPAAAVLTVQSTERVVLLDVDPLKRKLVTQGALVNVELPAGTTVHGNITAVSTTLTQNADGKSIYQVTVELADPSQVKDLALAPVTVHYAATVAKQVLTVPVASIIGVPGGGYAVTVVADGPQRVPVQLGAWGDGYVQVTGALKPGDTVQVPT from the coding sequence GTGGCGGTATTCGCGGCAGCCGCCGTTGCGCTCTCGATTGTACTGCTGACCGCCGGGTGCAATGGTGCATCCAAGATCAGCGCAGGAGGTACGGCGAAGGCGGCCGTCACCGACGTGACCCGTACCGAGACCTTCAACGGGGTGGTCGCTTACAAAGACCTGCGCGGCCTGGCGACTTCGATGTCAGGCGTCATCACCTGGCTGCCCCCGGCAGGAACCGGCCTGACATCCGGTCAGGTGCTGCTGTCGGTCGACGCGCAGCCGGTGGTCCTGCTGAGCGGCGGCCTGCCTGCCTGGCGTGATCTGGGTACCGGCATGACCGATGGTCCGGATGTTCTGCAACTCGAAACCGCCCTTCATGCCCTCGGCCATGGACCAGCCACTGTAGACAGTCATTGGGATAAGGAGACGACCGTTGCGGTGAAGGCGTTGCAGGGCAGGATCGGTGCGGCAACCGACGGGAAGCTGACGCTCGGCGAAGCGGTGTTCACGCCGACCGACGTGCACATCGCGAAAGTCGATGGCCACGTCGGTGCCACCGTCGACCCGGCCGCTGCAGTGCTGACGGTGCAAAGCACAGAGCGCGTGGTCCTGCTCGACGTGGACCCGCTCAAGCGCAAGCTGGTCACGCAAGGGGCTCTGGTCAACGTCGAGCTACCAGCGGGTACGACCGTGCACGGCAACATCACTGCGGTAAGCACCACCCTGACGCAGAACGCGGACGGTAAAAGCATCTATCAGGTCACAGTCGAGCTGGCCGATCCCTCTCAAGTGAAAGACCTCGCGCTCGCGCCGGTGACTGTGCACTATGCCGCGACCGTTGCCAAGCAGGTGCTCACCGTGCCAGTGGCCTCGATCATCGGCGTGCCAGGCGGCGGCTACGCGGTGACCGTCGTCGCGGACGGACCCCAACGTGTCCCCGTCCAACTGGGCGCGTGGGGCGATGGGTACGTCCAGGTCACTGGTGCCCTCAAGCCTGGCGACACGGTGCAGGTGCCCACATGA
- a CDS encoding MarR family winged helix-turn-helix transcriptional regulator, producing the protein MLSVAELTRVMEEFTRMHIRLPVAQRLSFTTLSVLHTLAARGPLRMTELAADEQVTQPAITQTVTKLEQEGRVERHPHPTDRRAVLVHVTNAGRTVVESRRAERTARLTELADQLTEEERTAIAMALPALKRIVELNQQETS; encoded by the coding sequence ATGTTGAGCGTCGCCGAGTTGACCCGCGTGATGGAAGAGTTCACGCGGATGCACATCCGGCTGCCCGTGGCCCAGCGCCTGAGCTTCACGACCTTGTCCGTGCTGCACACGCTGGCCGCCAGGGGTCCGCTGCGGATGACCGAGCTGGCCGCGGACGAGCAGGTCACACAACCCGCGATCACGCAGACGGTGACCAAGCTGGAGCAGGAAGGCCGTGTGGAACGCCACCCGCACCCGACTGACCGACGCGCGGTTCTCGTGCACGTCACCAACGCAGGACGGACGGTGGTGGAGAGCCGGCGGGCCGAGCGAACAGCACGTCTGACCGAACTCGCGGATCAACTCACCGAGGAGGAACGCACGGCCATCGCCATGGCCTTGCCCGCGCTCAAGCGGATCGTCGAGTTGAACCAGCAGGAGACCTCGTGA
- a CDS encoding ABC transporter ATP-binding protein: MKRIVLALNEVVRDYPGNPPVRALAGVSLTVQAGEWVAIIGPSGSGKSTFLNLMGALDRPTSGTVFIDGHDVGNLTDERLSALRGHAIGFVFQSFHLLGHLSAVDNVAVALTYHGLSRADRRAAAVAALARVGLGDRLHHRPAQLSGGECQRVAIARALVGEPALLLADEPTGNLDSRTGADILRLFADLNTEGSTIVLITHDEDVAAAAPRRVHVRDGRLVEVRA; the protein is encoded by the coding sequence ATGAAACGGATCGTGTTGGCCTTGAACGAGGTGGTACGCGACTACCCGGGCAATCCCCCGGTCCGGGCGTTGGCCGGAGTCAGCCTGACTGTGCAGGCGGGGGAGTGGGTGGCGATCATCGGCCCGTCGGGATCCGGGAAGTCCACGTTCTTGAACCTGATGGGCGCGTTGGACAGACCGACCTCGGGCACTGTGTTCATCGACGGCCACGACGTGGGCAACCTGACCGACGAGCGGCTATCGGCGCTGCGCGGCCACGCCATCGGGTTCGTGTTCCAATCCTTTCATTTGCTGGGGCATCTGTCCGCTGTGGACAATGTGGCGGTCGCGCTGACCTACCACGGCTTGTCTCGGGCTGACCGGCGGGCCGCCGCGGTCGCCGCGTTGGCACGAGTTGGCCTGGGAGACCGGCTGCACCACCGACCGGCACAGCTTTCCGGTGGTGAGTGCCAGCGAGTGGCCATCGCGCGGGCGCTCGTCGGTGAACCCGCCCTGTTGTTGGCAGACGAGCCCACCGGCAATCTCGACTCGCGCACGGGCGCGGACATCCTCCGGTTGTTCGCCGATCTGAACACCGAGGGGAGCACCATCGTCCTGATCACGCACGACGAGGATGTCGCCGCTGCCGCACCACGCCGTGTCCACGTCCGCGACGGCCGACTGGTGGAGGTGCGCGCATGA
- a CDS encoding ribosomal protein bL12, whose amino-acid sequence MKTFYRKAITAATVLVAATALSTVGTGTATADVGVALTTDQIVAELQALPVEQLSALVRDFEPNFVIDTGPLSLPGIGASPEEFDVELTGPGNNKIAVIKQVRMLTNLGLLNPGGLIDQAPGQVLDLVAKTEVAALQQQLQNAGLTLTVN is encoded by the coding sequence ATGAAGACCTTCTACCGCAAGGCCATAACCGCCGCGACGGTACTGGTCGCCGCCACGGCCCTGAGCACGGTGGGGACCGGCACCGCGACCGCCGATGTCGGCGTCGCCCTCACCACCGACCAGATCGTCGCCGAGCTGCAGGCCCTCCCCGTGGAGCAACTGTCCGCGCTGGTCAGAGATTTCGAGCCGAACTTCGTCATCGACACCGGTCCACTGTCCCTGCCCGGCATCGGCGCCAGCCCGGAAGAATTCGACGTCGAACTCACCGGCCCCGGCAACAACAAGATCGCGGTGATCAAGCAAGTCCGCATGCTCACCAACCTGGGCCTGCTCAACCCCGGCGGCCTGATCGACCAGGCCCCCGGGCAAGTGCTCGACCTCGTGGCCAAGACCGAAGTCGCCGCCCTGCAACAACAACTCCAAAACGCCGGCCTCACCCTCACCGTCAACTGA
- a CDS encoding RNA polymerase sigma factor, giving the protein MRNPCRAPDREARFTSLYEATYAELLRFAQRRVHATHAEDVVAESFLAAWRRLDDLPPQRDDARAWLFGIVRGVVLNARRGAERQRALAVRLADVPTSLTADVDADLIARQIDVSRAWQHLSAVYQEALALAVLDELSGPQAAAVLGISPIAFRLRLSRARRALRVRLDYLSRTSSTPGHISERTPSS; this is encoded by the coding sequence ATGCGCAACCCATGCCGTGCTCCGGACCGCGAAGCCCGGTTCACGTCACTGTACGAAGCGACGTACGCCGAGCTGCTCCGCTTCGCGCAGCGCCGAGTACATGCCACTCACGCTGAGGACGTGGTCGCGGAGTCCTTTCTTGCCGCCTGGCGGCGCCTCGATGATCTGCCGCCGCAGCGGGATGACGCACGGGCCTGGCTTTTCGGCATCGTCCGCGGGGTCGTCCTCAACGCTCGCCGCGGAGCGGAACGGCAGCGCGCACTCGCGGTACGACTCGCTGACGTCCCGACAAGCCTGACGGCCGATGTCGACGCGGACCTCATCGCCCGTCAGATAGATGTCTCGCGCGCGTGGCAACACCTGTCCGCCGTGTATCAAGAAGCGCTGGCCCTGGCCGTTCTCGATGAACTCAGTGGTCCACAGGCAGCCGCGGTCTTGGGGATCTCTCCCATCGCGTTCCGGCTGCGGTTGAGTCGAGCCCGCCGCGCGCTGCGAGTGCGTCTCGACTACTTGTCCCGGACCTCGTCCACGCCTGGCCATATCTCCGAAAGGACGCCATCGTCATGA
- a CDS encoding cytochrome P450 — protein MSRLTYTNRVITETLRLYPPVWFSTRATSTDTELGGHPIPAGSMVIFSPYQVHHEPRVYHDPYRFDPDRWEPDHAKATPRTTWIPFGAGARKCIGANVGIAELTIALAAIVSRWHLHPVPGEKVRPRAQAVLFPQATAPDRATTSLSSITSGALRVRGAQGRIRTPLNGTTSARPRPSPFRPR, from the coding sequence ATGTCCCGCCTCACCTACACCAACCGCGTGATCACCGAAACACTCCGCCTCTACCCGCCGGTGTGGTTCAGCACGCGCGCCACAAGCACAGACACCGAACTGGGCGGCCACCCCATCCCCGCAGGCAGCATGGTGATCTTCAGTCCCTACCAGGTCCACCACGAACCCAGGGTCTACCACGACCCGTACCGCTTCGACCCCGACCGCTGGGAACCCGACCACGCCAAGGCAACCCCTCGTACCACGTGGATCCCCTTCGGCGCAGGAGCCCGCAAGTGCATCGGCGCCAACGTCGGCATAGCCGAACTGACCATCGCACTGGCGGCCATCGTCAGCCGCTGGCACCTGCACCCCGTGCCCGGCGAGAAAGTCCGGCCCCGAGCACAAGCCGTCCTGTTCCCCCAAGCGACTGCACCTGACCGTGCAACGACGAGCCTGAGTTCCATCACCTCAGGAGCCCTGCGGGTTAGAGGTGCGCAAGGCCGCATCCGGACGCCGCTCAACGGCACAACGTCTGCGCGGCCGCGACCATCCCCGTTTCGCCCCAGATGA
- a CDS encoding sensor histidine kinase gives MRKWSLRVRLTVLVTAAVGLALAGASVALVTAMSRSLVGDVEEAAAAAVDDVAKDLIAGRPPIADMPPESLSLVQIQDAEGHVVQQIPPTQRSALAALPPELRDARLAARSRPVTVQPSDDVVLAWRTVSTSEGLRVVLVVSRLAPVTAGVALVVDALLVAAPLLTLFVGVLTWFAVDRTLRPVETIRRRAEMIHHATLKERLPEPGTRDEITRLTGTLNAMLDRLDDGARRQREFVADASHELRTPLAAMRADIEVALRRNSDWPAVAHRLLDDHRRIERLTGDLLLLARLDDRPDPESAEVRLDEVVAGELPVLRRVEVDVDLAPVVVMGSVPELTRLVRNLLDNADLHAAGRVAIRLFGDAGAVVLMVDDDGPGVSPAQRDRVFDRFFRSDESRSRISGGVGLGLAMARRIARGHGGDIVVETAELGGARFLVRLPLQLPER, from the coding sequence ATGCGTAAGTGGTCGCTGCGTGTGCGACTGACGGTCCTGGTCACGGCGGCCGTGGGACTCGCGCTCGCCGGAGCGTCGGTGGCGCTGGTGACGGCGATGTCCCGCAGCCTCGTCGGAGATGTGGAGGAGGCCGCCGCGGCAGCGGTGGACGACGTGGCGAAGGATCTGATCGCTGGTCGACCGCCCATCGCGGACATGCCGCCGGAAAGTCTGTCCTTGGTCCAGATCCAGGACGCTGAGGGCCACGTGGTCCAGCAGATCCCTCCCACGCAGAGGTCTGCTCTGGCCGCGTTGCCACCGGAACTGCGGGATGCCCGCCTGGCCGCTCGAAGTCGTCCTGTCACCGTTCAACCGAGTGATGATGTCGTGCTGGCTTGGCGCACAGTGTCCACATCGGAGGGTTTGCGCGTTGTGCTGGTGGTGTCCCGGCTCGCCCCCGTGACCGCGGGCGTGGCACTCGTGGTGGACGCACTTTTGGTAGCGGCACCGCTGCTGACACTGTTCGTCGGCGTGTTGACGTGGTTCGCGGTGGATCGCACGCTGCGGCCAGTCGAGACGATCCGGCGCCGGGCGGAGATGATCCACCATGCCACGCTCAAGGAGCGGCTGCCGGAGCCGGGTACGAGGGACGAGATCACCCGGCTGACCGGCACCCTGAACGCGATGCTCGACCGTCTCGACGACGGCGCTCGCCGGCAGCGCGAGTTCGTCGCTGACGCGTCTCACGAACTGCGCACCCCCCTCGCGGCGATGCGGGCTGACATCGAGGTGGCACTGCGACGCAACAGCGACTGGCCGGCTGTGGCACATCGCCTGCTCGACGACCACCGCAGGATCGAGCGCCTGACCGGCGACCTGTTGCTGCTTGCCCGGCTGGACGATCGGCCTGACCCGGAGAGTGCGGAGGTCAGGCTGGACGAAGTCGTCGCGGGGGAACTGCCGGTCCTGCGACGGGTCGAGGTGGATGTGGACCTCGCTCCGGTTGTCGTCATGGGGAGTGTGCCGGAGCTGACGCGACTGGTTCGCAATCTCCTGGACAACGCCGACCTCCATGCGGCAGGCAGAGTGGCGATCCGCCTGTTTGGTGACGCCGGTGCGGTAGTGCTCATGGTTGACGATGATGGGCCGGGAGTGAGTCCCGCGCAACGAGACCGGGTGTTCGACCGGTTCTTCCGATCTGACGAGAGCAGATCGCGAATCAGCGGCGGTGTCGGTCTCGGCCTGGCGATGGCGCGGCGAATCGCCCGGGGGCACGGTGGCGACATTGTGGTGGAAACCGCGGAGCTGGGCGGTGCCCGGTTCTTGGTGCGTCTGCCACTTCAGCTTCCGGAAAGGTGA